In the genome of Pseudanabaena mucicola str. Chao 1806, the window CTAGTTCGGTAGAGCGTTGCTCCGCAATATCTAAAATTGGTGAACTGTAACTGAGTGTTTTTGGCTCAGTTTGCTCAATCCCCAAGGCATTAGTATGGATATCAGTATCAATCTCTGAAGCAGTTGTCAGATCCTCATCCAGATCATTGTCAGGATCGCTATATTGCCATTCCACACCAAAGTCTGAAGAAACAGGAATGACATCAAATTTAACAGTTCTTTTCCATGGAGGAGTTTCTTCCGCAATCCCTAATGCAGATTCAGATTGCGAATCAGTTTGAGGATAATTCGCCTGCACGGAGAGACAGTCAACCTGCCATAGTCCCGGGACAAAATTGGTATAGGGCATTACGATCAGCAAACCGTCATGGCTGATACGTTTGACCAGTTTTTGCTGAAGGGGTTGATGCCTAACATCGGCAATCGGACGATAGGCGATCGAAATGCCCACTGGCACGTTCGCTAAATCAGAGCGTGCAGCTAGTCTGTACTGCCCTTCCAAAATCTCAACGGTAGGAGATTCGAGGGGCAACCAGGACTTGTCACCTTTGCGTTGTAACAAAAACTCCCAGTTTTCCATGGCGGCGATCGCGAGTTAAATCGGTAAGGTGTGTTTAGATGCAAATACTAACCCATCTGGGCTGGTATAGCAATTAAACAAGGCTTTGAAATATAAGTTTTACTATGGGTAAAACTCATATTTCAAATTGTCTAGATCGAAAGCCCTAATTTCAGCCCTAAAGCCGCATGAACAAACAACAACAGCACAATCGCACTGCCTAGATAAGCATGGACATTACGCAGCAATGGCTTATTGCCAGCAAATCCACTGAGGGAGATTGCACCATTGATCGCAAGCAATGTCAGCACTACAGAGCCTGTAATAAAATGGGGGCTCTCTAAGAGGGGCTTCCCTTGCATCACAAGAGAAAGCAACCCGCCACTATAGCCCAGAGCCAAGAAAGTAGTCATGACAGGAGCCACTTTGCGGTGATCGGCTTTGTTTTTATTCGCAACCTCGGCATCCGTGACCGTACGCCCACGCCATCCTGAAATCGCGACAAATGATCCCATAGCAAAAATAACGATCGCCATGAAAAATGGATGTCCCCAGTGAGTAACTGGTGCGGGAATATTCAGAGATTTGAATTGATCGGCAACGGGCTGAAGCGATTCAGCTATTTTGGTAGCAAATTCAGTCATAGATTTGTTTAGAGCTTGATGAGACAGTACAAATAAAAATTATAAAAATCTTTACAATTTTTAATGATTGTAGCGTTTTTCTGCCACTTAGCTGTCAACAAAACACTGTCAACAAAGCAATGACAAAAGTTTAATCCTTGCAATGGCTTGACAAAGCCATTGCAAGGATCTATACATCTCTTTGCGCTCAAACGAACCCAAAGGAATTTTAAAAGTGTTGCAAAGCAACGCTTTTAAAATTCCTTTGGGTTTAGGTTTAAGCGGTAATTGCCGTATGACTTAATAAATAATTAACGCAATTTCGGAATAATTTAAAACAGGCTTTGAGAGATAGTTTGCTATACAAACTATCTCTCAAAGCTAGAAAGCAGAAGCTTTTCTAAACAAGGATTCTGCTTTCTAGCTTATAAAACTGAAGTTAGCATAAAATAATTTTGTTTAAGTCCTTTCTCATTTAACAAAGTAGATTTTTTGTGGATTAGTGAAGCGGCTCCACAAAAAATCTGCCTAAGATTTTGTAACAGGCAATCGTACCGTAAAACAACTACCCAATGCGAGTTGACTAGTAACAGAAATATTACCACCATGACTTTCGGTGATTGATCGCGCGATCGCTAGTCCTAAACCACTACCTCCCGTCCATTGCGATCGCGAAGTATCCGCCCGCCAAAATCGATCAAAAATATATCCTATCTGTTCAGAAGCAATGCCGATCCCCGTATCTTTGATATTGATAGTAATCCACTGACCTGATGTATTTGCCGAAATCACAATTTGACCATTCGCAGGCGTGTAGTAAATCGCATTCTCAAGCAAGTTCGTAAACAAGCGTAAGATTTGCTCAGAATTGCCTTTGATCATGAGCGAACTCATAGGTTGACAGATCATGGTTAAATTTTTCGCCACAGCCTGAGTTTGCAATTGATTGACCAAATGTTGCAGAAGTTCTGTTAAATTAATATTCTCCCATGTCACTCTTAAGTTCTGATCCATTCTTGCCAACATCAACAAATCCTCCGTCAATCGCGTCATCCGTTCCGCCGTTTGGGAGATCGCTCTAAATTCATCAGCATCACTAGGTCGCATTCCTTCAGGATAGCGCATCGCCACTTGAGAGCTCGCCTTAATCGCCATCAGGGGACTCCGCAGTTCATGGGAAGCATCGGCAGTAAATTGCTGTAAGCGATCAAAACTTTGTTCAATGGGTTGCATTACTTGGCGTGTGAGAAAGATGCCGCCGAAACTAACTAAAATCAAAGCAATTGCGGCTCCACCAATTAACCCTAAATCTAATTGACGAAAGGTTTCGTGCAACTCGTCTAGGGACTGACTAACACGCAGATATCCCACTAAGCTACGGGTATATGTATCCACAATAGGAATATTGACACTAATTAACGCAGGTTTACTCGGTTGAATTTGAATCGATTCGCGAATCGTCGGAGGCAAAGACAGAGTGCGATTTCCTTGTAGATAAACCGTATTCCCCTGTATATCAATCCATTGCAAAGACTGCCGCCGTACATCCAAACCCTGCACCGAGAGATTATCCGCAACCTGAATTCTACCATTCTTAAATCCCGAACTGGCTGCTACCGTCTGTCCCAGTGTTGTGAGTTTATCCACAACTTGATTGGTCATCGTATGTACAAAGACGGTACGCACAGCGATCGCAAAGATGCTCAGAATGGATGCAAAAATCCCCAAGTAAGCCAACAGCAAGCGTAGTCGCGTTTTTTGAAACATCTCAATATGACTTATGAGTAGAGTTATCCACAATTGTTTCAACAGTTGTGGATAAATTGATCATCTTTTTAATCTAGTGGGTAGTGCTGCAAAGTAATTTTTTTAGTAATTGTGTTGCGGGCGCTTCGCACCCACAACACAATTACATTACATGACTACCATCCAGTGAAGTACAGGTTTGTTTCCCATCTGAAGGCTAGAAAACAAACCTATGTAACTCAATTGCTTACAAATCTCTATAATTTAGAATTAAAGCTATAGCCAACACCATAAACCGTTTGAATTAAATCTTCAGAACCTCCTATCGCCTTAAGTTTACGGCGAATATTCGTAATATGAGTTCTCACAGTTTCTTCACCAGATAATTTATCCAGATCCCAAAGTTTATCGAGCAAATTAGCCTTCGTAAATACTTGCGTAGGATTACGCAAAAAGCATTCCAGAATAACATATTCCTTAGGGGTTAATGCTAAGAGATGATCATCATAAGTGATCGTATGTGAATGCAAATTTAATGTCAATAAGCCTTGCACAATCACCGTTTGCTGTATGTCCACCACTCGCCGAGATAATGCCCTGATTCGTGCCGCCAACTCCTCCAGATCAAAGGGCTTTACCAGATAGTCATCTGCACCTGTATCTAATCCCAAAACCTTATCTGCGATCGTATCCTTAGCAGTGAGCATCAAAATATGAGTCTTACATCCCTCTTCTCGCAAACGCTTACATAGAGAAATTCCATCCAAACGCGGCAACATCAAATCCAAAAGAATCAGATCGTATTCCACAGCTTGAGCATATTCCAAAGCACTAATCCCATCGCTTGCTACATCGACAACATGACCTTGATGCCTGATGTCCTTAGCAACTGGCTTAGCGATATATTCATCATCTTCCACTAACAGAATTCTCATAATGCCTATATATATAAATTTGGCAAGATTTACAAAGCAAATCTTGCCAAATTTATACATCTTATCCCACTTGACTCGGTAAAGTTCCAACTTGGACAGTTACCCTCATTGGCTGCCCACCACGATTCACTTCCAATTGCAGGTTACTACCAACAGCACTATCTTGAACAGCTTGCTGCAAATTTTCTGGTTTTGTGACTTCTTTATCATTGAGTTTCGTCACCACATCACCAGCCTTTAGACCAGCATTCGCCGCAGGAGAATTATTCTGCACTGCTACAATCAAGACTCCACGATCGCTATTTACTTTTAATCTCGCAGGCAATTTCTGTTTGACATCAGCAGTCAGCCCGACCATCTGTACTCCCAAATAGGGATGATCAACTTTACCTTGACTAATTAGCTGCTGGGCAATGCTTTTAGCTTTGTTAATGGGAATAGCAAAACCTAGACCCTGCGTACCTTGGATAATCGCCGTATTCATACCGATAACTTCACCACGCTGATTGAGCAAAGGTCCACCTGAGTTACCAGGATTAATCGCCGCATCGGTTTGGATAAAGCGCACCTGCTGATCGGGAATCCCAACCTGAGAGCTAGAACGTCCCGTTGCGCTGACAATACCAACAGTGACTGTGTTATCTAATCCAAGGGGATTCCCGATCGCGATCGCCCATTCGCCTGATTGCAAGCGATCAGAATCTCCCAATCTCACAACGGGCAAATCGGAAGCATCAATCTTCACAACAGCAACATCCGTAACCTTATCCGCACCTAAAACCTTACCGTTAAAGGAACGACCATCCCTGAGTGTCACAGTCACTTTATCCGCACCACTCACCACATGAGCATTGGTGAGAATTTCGCCAT includes:
- a CDS encoding DUF4079 domain-containing protein, producing the protein MTEFATKIAESLQPVADQFKSLNIPAPVTHWGHPFFMAIVIFAMGSFVAISGWRGRTVTDAEVANKNKADHRKVAPVMTTFLALGYSGGLLSLVMQGKPLLESPHFITGSVVLTLLAINGAISLSGFAGNKPLLRNVHAYLGSAIVLLLFVHAALGLKLGLSI
- a CDS encoding sensor histidine kinase; translated protein: MFQKTRLRLLLAYLGIFASILSIFAIAVRTVFVHTMTNQVVDKLTTLGQTVAASSGFKNGRIQVADNLSVQGLDVRRQSLQWIDIQGNTVYLQGNRTLSLPPTIRESIQIQPSKPALISVNIPIVDTYTRSLVGYLRVSQSLDELHETFRQLDLGLIGGAAIALILVSFGGIFLTRQVMQPIEQSFDRLQQFTADASHELRSPLMAIKASSQVAMRYPEGMRPSDADEFRAISQTAERMTRLTEDLLMLARMDQNLRVTWENINLTELLQHLVNQLQTQAVAKNLTMICQPMSSLMIKGNSEQILRLFTNLLENAIYYTPANGQIVISANTSGQWITINIKDTGIGIASEQIGYIFDRFWRADTSRSQWTGGSGLGLAIARSITESHGGNISVTSQLALGSCFTVRLPVTKS
- a CDS encoding response regulator transcription factor translates to MRILLVEDDEYIAKPVAKDIRHQGHVVDVASDGISALEYAQAVEYDLILLDLMLPRLDGISLCKRLREEGCKTHILMLTAKDTIADKVLGLDTGADDYLVKPFDLEELAARIRALSRRVVDIQQTVIVQGLLTLNLHSHTITYDDHLLALTPKEYVILECFLRNPTQVFTKANLLDKLWDLDKLSGEETVRTHITNIRRKLKAIGGSEDLIQTVYGVGYSFNSKL
- a CDS encoding HhoA/HhoB/HtrA family serine endopeptidase, which codes for MKIEYRQWQKPVLYSAIFLMGASVAIGGKQLFTQNKAIAQGIAPVIAENNPFGKLAIASDPNFITETVKKDGGAVVRIDSSRTIVREIPDIFNDPFFNQFSYDSSSQQRKEVVQGTGSGFIFNANGEILTNAHVVSGADKVTVTLRDGRSFNGKVLGADKVTDVAVVKIDASDLPVVRLGDSDRLQSGEWAIAIGNPLGLDNTVTVGIVSATGRSSSQVGIPDQQVRFIQTDAAINPGNSGGPLLNQRGEVIGMNTAIIQGTQGLGFAIPINKAKSIAQQLISQGKVDHPYLGVQMVGLTADVKQKLPARLKVNSDRGVLIVAVQNNSPAANAGLKAGDVVTKLNDKEVTKPENLQQAVQDSAVGSNLQLEVNRGGQPMRVTVQVGTLPSQVG